A DNA window from Parabacteroides johnsonii DSM 18315 contains the following coding sequences:
- a CDS encoding cytochrome ubiquinol oxidase subunit I, producing MIASIDTSLIDWSRAQFALTAMYHWLFVPLTLGLGVIQAIMETIYYKTGNEFWKKTAQFWMKLFGINFAIGVATGLILEFEFGTNWSNYSWFVGDIFGAPLAIEGILAFFMEATFIAVMFFGWDKVSKRFHLASTWLTIIGATLSALWILIANAWMQNPVGMHFNPDTVRNEMFDFWAVALSPVAINKFFHTVLSGWITGAVFVIGISSWYLLKKRETKFSLESIKVGALFGLVASVLILWTGDGSAYQVAQKQPMKLAAMEGLYEGGNGTGLVAIGLLNPDKTSYKDNVNPFIFDIKIPKLLSFLAERDVDAYVPGIVNLIEGGYETNKGTVALSAAEKIEKGQIAIQALADYRKAVKDKDQVAAGQARTLLDENFAYFGYGYIKDPADLVPHVGLTFYSFRVMVILGGYFILLFIVALIWSKKNKFADARWLQWASLWTIPLAYIAGQAGWIVAEVGRQPWAIQDILPTSASVSKLATSSVQTTFFVFLFLFTVLLIAEIGIMVKAIKKGPERG from the coding sequence ATGATCGCAAGCATTGACACTTCTTTGATTGACTGGTCAAGAGCGCAATTCGCTCTCACTGCCATGTATCACTGGCTGTTCGTGCCCCTGACATTGGGACTCGGCGTTATACAGGCCATCATGGAGACCATCTATTACAAAACAGGTAACGAATTCTGGAAAAAGACAGCACAATTCTGGATGAAACTGTTTGGTATTAACTTCGCTATCGGTGTTGCCACCGGGCTAATCCTCGAATTCGAATTCGGGACGAACTGGTCTAACTACAGTTGGTTTGTAGGAGACATCTTCGGAGCTCCCCTCGCTATCGAAGGAATCTTGGCATTCTTTATGGAAGCGACTTTTATAGCCGTGATGTTTTTCGGTTGGGACAAGGTGAGCAAACGCTTCCACTTGGCTTCCACCTGGTTGACGATCATAGGAGCAACTCTTTCCGCTCTTTGGATTCTGATCGCCAACGCATGGATGCAAAATCCGGTAGGTATGCATTTCAATCCGGACACTGTGCGCAACGAGATGTTTGATTTCTGGGCGGTGGCCTTATCGCCTGTCGCCATCAACAAATTCTTCCATACCGTACTCTCCGGATGGATTACGGGAGCCGTCTTCGTGATCGGTATCAGTAGCTGGTATCTGTTGAAAAAGCGGGAGACGAAATTCTCGCTCGAAAGCATCAAGGTCGGTGCTCTTTTCGGGCTTGTCGCTTCTGTCCTGATTTTATGGACGGGTGACGGTTCGGCTTATCAGGTTGCTCAGAAACAGCCGATGAAGTTGGCCGCTATGGAAGGCTTGTACGAAGGGGGGAACGGAACGGGTCTGGTTGCCATCGGTTTGTTGAATCCCGACAAGACAAGTTATAAAGATAATGTAAACCCTTTCATCTTCGATATAAAGATTCCGAAACTGCTCTCCTTCCTTGCTGAACGCGATGTGGATGCTTATGTTCCGGGTATCGTCAACCTGATAGAAGGTGGCTATGAGACCAATAAAGGGACGGTAGCCCTTTCTGCCGCCGAGAAGATAGAAAAGGGACAGATTGCCATTCAAGCTCTTGCCGATTATCGTAAGGCGGTAAAGGACAAAGACCAGGTGGCCGCGGGGCAAGCCCGTACTCTGTTGGACGAGAACTTCGCCTATTTCGGCTACGGATATATCAAAGATCCTGCCGACCTGGTTCCTCATGTCGGCCTCACTTTTTATTCATTCCGCGTCATGGTGATCTTGGGCGGATATTTTATTCTGCTATTCATCGTTGCTTTGATCTGGAGCAAAAAGAACAAGTTTGCCGATGCCCGCTGGCTGCAATGGGCGAGTCTGTGGACGATTCCGTTGGCCTACATCGCCGGACAGGCGGGTTGGATCGTCGCTGAAGTGGGACGTCAGCCCTGGGCTATCCAAGACATCCTGCCGACAAGCGCATCCGTCTCCAAGCTGGCAACTTCGTCGGTACAGACAACGTTCTTTGTCTTCCTATTCCTCTTTACCGTCTTGCTTATTGCCGAGATAGGCATTATGGTGAAGGCCATTAAGAAAGGACCGGAGAGAGGGTGA
- a CDS encoding Gfo/Idh/MocA family protein has product MSNISRRSFLQRGAAAAAAFSIVPGSILGKSHGYVAPTDKLNIAAVGIGGMGNANLKNMEKTENIVALCDIDWKYSKGVFERHPNAKKYWDYRKMYDEMGKSIDAVLIATADHTHAMITADAMTMGKHVYTQKPLTHSVYESRLLTKLAASTGVATQMGNQGSSAEGTDLVCEWIWNGEIGDVYKVECATNRPIWPQGLNTPEKADKIPSTLNWDLFSGPAEVKPYNHIYHPWNWRGWWAYGTGALGDMACHIMHQPFKALKLGYPTRVEASSTLLLRDCAPNAQHVKFIFPARENMPKLAMPEVEVHWYDGGMMPDRPKGFPEGKELMGPGGGLTIFHGTKDTLICGCYGQEPFLLSGRVPNAPKVCRRVANAMSGGHEQDWIRACKESASSRVQTKSNFLEAGPFNEMVVMGVLAVRLQALNKTLEWDGQNMQFTNIKDNEEIKICIKDGFTIKDGHPSFNKDWTDPVNAKQFANELIKHNYRQGWKLPDMPR; this is encoded by the coding sequence ATGTCGAACATTTCAAGAAGATCATTTCTTCAAAGAGGAGCCGCAGCTGCTGCAGCTTTCTCTATCGTTCCGGGTTCCATCCTTGGAAAATCTCACGGATATGTAGCTCCGACTGATAAGTTGAACATTGCCGCTGTCGGTATCGGCGGTATGGGTAATGCCAATCTTAAGAATATGGAGAAAACAGAAAATATCGTAGCTCTTTGCGATATCGACTGGAAATATTCAAAAGGCGTATTCGAACGTCATCCGAATGCAAAGAAATATTGGGACTATCGCAAGATGTATGACGAAATGGGTAAATCCATCGACGCCGTACTGATCGCGACAGCTGACCATACTCATGCCATGATCACTGCTGATGCCATGACAATGGGTAAACACGTGTATACACAGAAACCGTTGACTCACTCAGTTTACGAATCTCGTTTGCTGACAAAATTAGCTGCCTCTACAGGTGTTGCCACTCAGATGGGTAACCAGGGTTCTTCAGCTGAAGGTACCGACTTGGTTTGCGAATGGATCTGGAATGGTGAAATCGGTGATGTATATAAGGTAGAATGTGCGACTAACCGTCCTATCTGGCCGCAGGGATTGAACACACCGGAAAAGGCAGACAAAATTCCTTCCACACTGAATTGGGATTTGTTCTCCGGTCCGGCAGAAGTAAAACCATACAACCATATTTATCATCCTTGGAACTGGCGCGGATGGTGGGCTTACGGTACGGGAGCTTTGGGTGACATGGCTTGCCACATCATGCACCAGCCGTTCAAAGCCTTAAAGTTAGGTTATCCGACAAGAGTAGAAGCTTCATCCACTTTGTTGCTCCGCGATTGTGCTCCTAATGCACAACACGTGAAGTTCATTTTCCCGGCTCGTGAAAATATGCCGAAACTTGCCATGCCGGAAGTGGAAGTTCACTGGTATGATGGTGGCATGATGCCGGATCGTCCGAAAGGTTTCCCCGAAGGCAAAGAACTGATGGGTCCTGGTGGTGGTCTGACAATCTTCCACGGAACAAAAGATACGTTGATCTGTGGTTGCTATGGTCAGGAACCGTTCTTGCTGTCCGGTCGTGTGCCTAACGCTCCGAAGGTATGTCGCCGCGTAGCAAACGCCATGAGTGGCGGTCACGAACAAGATTGGATCCGTGCATGTAAAGAAAGCGCATCCAGCCGTGTTCAGACAAAGTCTAACTTCTTGGAAGCCGGTCCGTTCAACGAAATGGTTGTGATGGGTGTATTGGCAGTTCGTTTGCAGGCTCTGAACAAGACACTGGAATGGGACGGCCAGAACATGCAGTTCACCAATATCAAGGACAACGAAGAGATCAAGATCTGTATCAAAGACGGTTTCACGATCAAAGACGGCCATCCTTCGTTTAACAAAGACTGGACAGACCCTGTCAATGCTAAACAGTTTGCAAACGAATTGATCAAGCATAACTATCGTCAGGGCTGGAAGCTGCCTGATATGCCGAGATAA
- a CDS encoding 3-keto-disaccharide hydrolase produces MKKSVLLASAAIMMCYFTSCGGGKKTEEAAAPAEEAKTEAAVPEYKLMNDLPTVDLSTFPKDADGKVTLFDGKSFNGWRGYDRTDVPAAWEVVDGTIHIKGSGAGEAGAKDGGDLVFAHKFKNYEFEFEWKVGKGSNSGVLYMIQEVEGQPSYISAPEYQVLDNANHPDAKLGKDGNRQSASLYDMIPAKPQNSKPFGEWNKGKIMCYKGTVVHYQNDEPVVEYHLWTQQWKEMLDNSKFSKDKWPLAYELLLNCGGENKEGFIGFQDHGDDVWYRNITIKELD; encoded by the coding sequence ATGAAAAAGTCAGTATTATTAGCAAGTGCCGCAATTATGATGTGTTATTTCACATCTTGTGGTGGTGGTAAAAAAACAGAAGAAGCTGCTGCTCCTGCAGAAGAGGCAAAGACAGAAGCTGCCGTTCCTGAATACAAACTCATGAACGACCTGCCTACTGTTGATCTGTCTACTTTCCCGAAAGATGCCGATGGCAAAGTCACTTTGTTCGACGGTAAATCTTTCAATGGCTGGAGAGGCTACGACCGTACGGATGTACCCGCTGCCTGGGAAGTGGTAGACGGTACAATCCATATTAAAGGGTCCGGAGCAGGTGAAGCTGGTGCTAAAGATGGTGGCGACTTGGTTTTCGCTCACAAATTCAAAAACTATGAATTTGAATTTGAATGGAAAGTAGGTAAAGGTTCGAACTCCGGCGTACTGTATATGATCCAGGAAGTCGAAGGACAGCCCTCTTATATCTCTGCTCCTGAATATCAGGTACTCGACAATGCAAACCATCCGGATGCCAAGTTGGGTAAAGACGGCAACCGCCAGTCTGCTTCCTTGTATGACATGATCCCGGCTAAGCCTCAGAACTCTAAACCGTTCGGTGAATGGAACAAGGGTAAGATCATGTGCTACAAAGGTACGGTAGTTCACTATCAGAATGACGAACCGGTTGTTGAATATCATTTGTGGACACAGCAGTGGAAAGAAATGTTGGATAACAGCAAATTCAGCAAAGACAAATGGCCGTTGGCTTACGAACTGTTGCTGAATTGCGGTGGTGAAAACAAAGAAGGTTTCATCGGTTTCCAGGATCACGGAGACGATGTTTGGTATCGTAACATCACGATTAAAGAACTTGACTAA
- a CDS encoding NigD1/NigD2 family lipoprotein has product MKTLKSFMLLVGILLGSTVFYSCLDDDDAYSEFWRDSVQAIVTVKPLSDNSYYMQLDDSTTLFPTNSYMPENLKEIRAFVIYKNDEKKTEGYDQSVQLLRMDTLLTKQVAPDLGAENDSYYGTDMLALNGGSIWSKSGVWIEDGYITFDFYIQRGYNDNVKHFINLVQTNSADPYELEFRHNAYGNIDSSLRPSAGLVSFKLDKLPSTEGKTVKLKIKYKSFVSNDYNTVELDYKSKDTEDTEE; this is encoded by the coding sequence ATGAAGACGTTGAAAAGTTTTATGCTATTGGTTGGAATCTTGTTAGGTTCTACTGTTTTTTATTCTTGTTTGGATGATGACGATGCTTACAGTGAGTTTTGGAGAGATAGTGTCCAGGCGATTGTAACGGTAAAGCCATTGAGTGATAATTCTTACTATATGCAGCTCGACGACAGTACGACGCTGTTCCCGACAAACTCATATATGCCTGAGAATTTGAAAGAAATCCGTGCGTTCGTTATATATAAGAACGACGAGAAGAAGACCGAAGGCTATGACCAGTCTGTTCAATTGCTAAGAATGGACACTCTTCTGACAAAACAGGTTGCCCCTGATCTGGGAGCGGAAAACGACTCTTACTATGGGACGGACATGCTGGCCTTGAATGGAGGTAGCATTTGGTCCAAGAGCGGTGTGTGGATCGAAGACGGATATATCACGTTCGATTTCTATATCCAAAGAGGGTATAACGACAATGTCAAGCATTTCATCAACTTGGTACAGACAAACAGTGCCGATCCGTATGAATTGGAGTTCCGTCATAATGCCTACGGCAATATCGATTCATCCCTCAGACCTTCGGCCGGCCTGGTTTCCTTCAAGCTGGATAAGTTGCCGAGTACGGAAGGCAAGACGGTGAAGTTGAAGATCAAATATAAATCTTTCGTTTCGAACGACTATAATACCGTAGAGTTGGATTACAAATCAAAAGATACGGAAGATACAGAAGAATAA
- a CDS encoding DUF4492 domain-containing protein has translation MKREPIYIRIYHFYLEGFREMKLGKTLWLIILVKLFILFFILKLFFFPNYLGKFDEDSAKAEHVSDELTGRAITP, from the coding sequence ATGAAAAGAGAGCCTATATACATACGAATATATCATTTTTATCTGGAAGGATTTCGCGAAATGAAGCTGGGTAAAACGCTGTGGCTAATCATATTGGTCAAGCTCTTCATTCTATTTTTTATCTTAAAACTGTTTTTCTTTCCTAATTATTTAGGAAAGTTTGATGAAGATTCGGCTAAGGCAGAACACGTTTCGGATGAATTGACGGGCAGAGCAATTACTCCTTAA
- a CDS encoding RNA polymerase sigma factor: MKMEETNAHLIEGCRRGNRTAQLALYKQFAGRLYVACLRIVGNTSEAEEAMQDAFLKIFTRLDQYQDGQCFEAWMHRIAVHTAIDYVRRQTPDWEELSDNYTEPDDDGPDEEEIRYSVAQVKEACKKLPAGYRVILSLYLFEGYDMEEIASILKIQPPSVRSQYLRAKRKLLDIIAANKENG, from the coding sequence ATGAAAATGGAAGAAACAAATGCACATCTGATCGAGGGGTGCCGACGTGGTAACCGGACCGCACAGCTTGCCCTTTACAAGCAATTCGCAGGGCGGTTGTATGTCGCCTGCCTGCGTATTGTCGGTAACACGTCAGAGGCGGAGGAAGCGATGCAGGATGCTTTCCTGAAAATATTCACCCGTCTGGACCAGTATCAGGATGGACAGTGTTTCGAAGCATGGATGCACCGTATAGCCGTCCATACAGCCATTGATTACGTGCGCCGACAGACACCCGACTGGGAAGAACTCTCGGATAACTACACCGAACCCGACGACGACGGGCCGGACGAGGAGGAAATCCGTTATTCGGTTGCCCAAGTGAAAGAGGCCTGTAAGAAATTGCCGGCCGGCTATCGCGTGATCCTCTCGCTTTACCTCTTTGAGGGATATGATATGGAAGAGATTGCCTCCATCCTGAAGATCCAGCCGCCGAGTGTGCGCAGCCAGTATCTCAGGGCAAAGCGCAAATTGTTGGATATAATAGCAGCAAATAAAGAAAATGGATAA